A stretch of Candidatus Vicinibacter affinis DNA encodes these proteins:
- the dnaA gene encoding chromosomal replication initiator protein DnaA encodes MSQDHVATWSQVLESVRRSLSPKHYNTWFSPIKPVKLEGKVLTLEVPNEFFLSHLETHYLSILKEALIGSLGQRAKLEYRIAVDDYKKPGVERKELKGEHKDSKESGPSGITNPFVIPGIKKHHVDSNLNPHYQFENFIEGHCNRVARQAGIQICQKPGDLFNPLVIFGDVGLGKTHLMQAIGNAILKKYPKLQVIYLTSDKYTNLFIQSIRNNSISDFSNFFNSVDVLIIDDIQYFAGKAGTQEIFFHLFNQMHQNKKQIIMGSDRAPKDLKEIDDRLISRFKWGASLELMSPDYETLMAILESKLEEKDLSLPKNIKELICHNMKTSIREIEGLLVNLKLHATLNPQEITVELVKDILASFSNKVSQEITIESITKIVAEHLKIPIASIQGKGRQRNIVQARQLSMYFSKRLANKPLSVIGDAFGGKDHSTVIYSCETVENLMQTDKNFEDLTHKLEKIIIKSLGLK; translated from the coding sequence ATGAGTCAAGACCATGTTGCTACTTGGAGCCAGGTACTGGAATCGGTGCGCAGGTCTTTATCGCCTAAACATTACAATACATGGTTCTCTCCCATAAAGCCGGTAAAACTTGAAGGGAAGGTATTGACATTGGAGGTTCCAAATGAATTTTTTCTTTCTCATTTGGAAACCCATTATTTAAGCATTTTAAAAGAGGCTCTGATAGGTTCTCTTGGTCAAAGGGCAAAACTTGAATACCGAATTGCTGTAGACGATTATAAAAAACCGGGAGTTGAAAGAAAGGAGTTAAAAGGAGAACATAAAGACTCCAAAGAAAGTGGTCCATCCGGAATTACAAACCCATTTGTTATACCTGGAATAAAAAAACATCATGTAGACTCTAATCTAAATCCTCATTATCAATTCGAAAATTTTATTGAAGGCCATTGCAACCGCGTTGCCCGTCAGGCAGGTATTCAGATTTGCCAAAAGCCGGGAGATCTGTTTAACCCTCTTGTTATCTTTGGTGACGTTGGTTTGGGTAAAACCCATCTTATGCAAGCCATCGGCAATGCCATTCTAAAAAAATATCCAAAGCTGCAGGTCATATACCTAACTTCTGATAAGTACACCAACCTATTTATTCAGTCTATCAGAAATAACAGTATATCTGATTTTTCAAATTTTTTCAATTCTGTTGATGTCCTCATTATTGATGACATTCAGTACTTCGCCGGAAAAGCAGGAACTCAGGAAATATTTTTTCACTTGTTTAATCAAATGCATCAAAACAAGAAGCAAATAATCATGGGTTCTGATCGTGCACCAAAGGACCTTAAGGAAATAGATGATCGATTGATCAGCAGATTTAAATGGGGAGCTTCACTCGAACTCATGAGTCCAGATTATGAAACTTTGATGGCAATTCTCGAGTCCAAACTTGAAGAAAAAGACCTGAGTCTTCCCAAGAATATTAAAGAATTGATTTGCCACAACATGAAAACCAGCATAAGAGAAATTGAAGGACTGCTGGTAAATTTAAAGCTGCACGCAACGCTTAATCCTCAGGAAATTACTGTAGAACTTGTGAAAGATATCTTGGCTAGTTTTTCAAATAAAGTATCACAAGAAATAACCATTGAATCCATTACCAAAATTGTTGCTGAACATCTTAAAATACCAATTGCCAGTATTCAAGGTAAAGGCAGACAACGCAATATTGTCCAAGCAAGACAACTGTCCATGTATTTTTCAAAAAGATTGGCAAATAAGCCACTCTCGGTGATTGGAGACGCTTTCGGTGGTAAGGACCACAGCACTGTAATCTATTCTTGTGAAACGGTTGAAAACTTGATGCAGACCGATAAAAACTTTGAAGACCTGACGCACAAGCTCGAAAAGATCATCATCAAAAGCCTGGGACTTAAATAG
- a CDS encoding aldo/keto reductase encodes MEYRKLGKSGLQVSVLSFGSWLTFAKQIDEQIATELMACAYDQGVNFFDNAEIYAKGQSEIVMGNILKKMNWDRSSYLVSSKVFFGDGRQKPNQTGLSRKHIFDACHDALRRLQLEYLDMFFCHRPDKSTPIEETVWAMNHLIQQGKILYWGTSEWSAQEIMEAHMVARSLNLIGPTMEQPQYNMFTRNKIEVEYAQIYKTVGLGTTIWSPLGSGILTDKYAHSVPQDTRLYMEGLDWLRERTLNETNLQKVKQLSLLAHELGISLATLAICWVIKNPNVSTAILGASKISQLQESLNSIAFTHLLNEEVLLKIEDILDNKPIPPQY; translated from the coding sequence ATGGAATACAGAAAATTAGGAAAGTCGGGATTGCAGGTAAGTGTATTGTCTTTTGGCAGTTGGCTCACCTTTGCAAAACAAATAGATGAGCAAATTGCAACTGAATTAATGGCCTGTGCGTATGATCAGGGAGTTAATTTCTTTGATAATGCTGAGATCTATGCCAAAGGCCAATCAGAAATTGTGATGGGAAACATTCTGAAAAAAATGAACTGGGATAGAAGTAGTTATTTAGTCTCGAGTAAAGTGTTTTTTGGAGATGGCCGGCAAAAACCAAATCAAACGGGTTTAAGCAGAAAGCATATTTTTGATGCTTGTCACGATGCCCTTCGTAGGTTGCAACTGGAATATTTGGATATGTTTTTTTGCCACCGCCCTGATAAATCTACGCCAATTGAAGAAACAGTATGGGCCATGAACCACCTTATCCAGCAAGGTAAAATCTTGTATTGGGGTACTTCGGAATGGTCTGCCCAGGAAATTATGGAGGCGCATATGGTTGCTCGTTCATTAAATCTCATTGGCCCTACCATGGAACAACCACAATACAATATGTTCACCCGTAATAAAATTGAAGTTGAGTATGCACAAATTTATAAGACTGTTGGGCTAGGAACAACTATTTGGTCTCCACTTGGCTCAGGAATTCTTACAGACAAATACGCTCATTCTGTTCCTCAGGATACCCGGTTATACATGGAAGGATTGGATTGGTTAAGAGAAAGAACCTTGAATGAAACCAATCTTCAGAAAGTCAAACAACTTTCTCTCTTAGCTCATGAACTTGGAATTAGCCTTGCCACCTTAGCAATTTGCTGGGTAATTAAAAATCCAAATGTAAGCACTGCAATATTAGGTGCTTCCAAAATTTCTCAACTTCAGGAAAGTTTAAACTCAATAGCGTTCACACATTTGTTGAACGAAGAAGTATTGTTGAAAATAGAAGATATTTTGGATAACAAACCAATTCCACCTCAATATTGA
- a CDS encoding menaquinone biosynthesis protein, with the protein MESNHKYRLISVEYLNALPFIHAFTNSPLLSQFDIQTGTPKECAESLLNDHAEIALLPIGALNQFENLHLVSEYCIGCDGEVRTVCIFSDLEFEDIKTIKEDPDSRTSNLLLHTLNTHFWASKEIQLLVNGQQTEDADGYLIIGDRAFEAEKKYRYKYDLGKIWKELTGYPFTFAIWVSKTKIPNEVIQSFNQCIKDFLSNEKNLEKILADYPLNLGLKEYYSKNISYKFDQKKRDALTHFFKLLGLSLPVNI; encoded by the coding sequence ATGGAATCTAATCATAAATACAGGCTTATTTCGGTAGAATACCTTAATGCGCTTCCATTTATACATGCTTTTACAAATTCTCCTTTGCTTAGTCAGTTTGATATTCAAACGGGAACTCCAAAAGAGTGTGCTGAATCTCTGTTAAATGATCATGCTGAAATAGCACTGCTTCCGATAGGAGCCTTAAATCAATTTGAAAACCTTCATCTGGTTTCAGAATATTGTATTGGTTGTGATGGTGAAGTCAGAACGGTATGTATTTTTTCGGATCTTGAATTTGAGGACATTAAAACAATTAAAGAGGACCCGGATTCAAGAACTTCAAATTTATTATTGCACACTTTGAATACCCATTTTTGGGCGTCCAAAGAGATACAATTATTGGTAAATGGTCAACAAACCGAAGATGCTGATGGATATTTAATCATTGGAGATCGGGCTTTTGAAGCAGAAAAGAAATACCGATATAAATATGACCTTGGAAAAATCTGGAAAGAGCTCACTGGTTACCCTTTTACTTTTGCTATATGGGTCAGTAAAACTAAAATTCCTAATGAGGTGATCCAATCATTTAATCAATGCATAAAAGATTTTCTTTCAAATGAAAAAAACCTTGAAAAGATCTTAGCAGATTACCCTTTAAATCTTGGCCTCAAGGAATATTATTCAAAAAATATTTCATACAAATTTGATCAAAAGAAAAGAGATGCGCTTACTCATTTCTTCAAACTGTTGGGGCTATCACTGCCCGTTAACATTTAG
- a CDS encoding TonB-dependent receptor, with protein MANLNNFKVLKLYLIFIGLLISSIHALQGQNIVKGVLRDSKSGEPLIGATVIVKGTSEGTISDYEGAFVLKTSIPLPLVLELRYSGYATIEFPYTEANKSVNISMEEESIQIEVVEITGQRISDKQKSSPLTVESMDLLAIKETPAANFYSGLGSLKDVDLTTASLGFTIINTRGFNSTNPVRSLQLIDGVDNQSPGLNFSLGNFLGASELDVLKVDLIVGASSAFYGPNAFNGVISMETKSPFLHKGLSAFSKIGERNLFEGGVRWAESFRNKKGKDVFAYKLNFFYFRANDWEADNTEPVYESISKKSNPGGYDAVNIYGDEYQSDFDFRSALITYPGLNIFHRKGYREKDLVDYNSYNIKTNLALHWRLNPGRSFDSPEIIMSSGFGGGTTVFQGDNRFSLKNIKFYQHRLELQKKDHYFLRFYATHEDAGDSYDPYFTALQLQQRSSNNFSWLTAYSNFWSVNIAPKIRAMEGYPKISDYLGRPNEYKTAIDNFTNGITDSLVVWHAQAQNVANLPNAIIKTNAYYQPGTSAFDSAFTDITTRLANSEGGTRFYDHSALIHSQGEYVFKDLLTNDWISDLDITTGFSGRLYLPNSKGSILLDTGSADIKTHEWGIYFGPTFSFLENKLKLNLTARMDKHQNFDYLFSPAASIVYQPSKNNYLRISFSSAIRNPTLTDQYLNYNVGRAILRGNINGINNLITVPSFVDFLNSGLRDTLVYFNVPPIRPEQVKTFEMGYRTTLFNSLFLDMGYYFSRYKDFIGYQLGVDAFIPQGSALPTTVQAYRISSNATDIVTSQGFSIGANYFFREKYVLKGNYSWNVLNTQSDDPIIPAFNTPENKYNIGLSARDMSLFGLKNIGFNVNYKWIQGFQFEGSPQFTGFISSYNLTDAQVNWNWKPRDLTFKLGASNVFNQKSYQTYGGPLVGRLAYFSILYEFKN; from the coding sequence ATGGCCAATCTGAATAATTTTAAAGTATTAAAATTATATTTAATTTTTATTGGGTTATTAATCAGTTCTATACATGCTCTTCAGGGGCAAAATATCGTTAAAGGGGTTTTGCGCGATTCCAAATCGGGAGAACCCTTGATCGGAGCTACTGTAATCGTCAAAGGGACCTCTGAGGGAACAATTTCTGACTATGAAGGTGCCTTTGTTTTGAAAACTTCGATTCCGCTACCACTGGTCCTCGAATTGCGATACAGTGGCTATGCCACAATTGAATTTCCATATACGGAGGCGAATAAATCTGTGAACATCAGCATGGAAGAAGAATCCATTCAGATTGAAGTAGTAGAAATTACTGGTCAACGAATCAGCGATAAACAAAAATCCTCCCCCCTAACCGTGGAATCAATGGACTTGCTTGCCATAAAAGAAACTCCGGCGGCCAACTTTTATTCCGGCCTGGGAAGCCTCAAAGATGTAGATCTCACCACTGCAAGTCTTGGTTTTACTATTATCAACACAAGAGGATTCAACAGTACCAATCCTGTAAGATCTTTGCAATTGATTGATGGCGTCGATAATCAATCACCTGGTCTTAATTTTTCCCTTGGAAATTTTTTGGGTGCTTCCGAATTAGATGTGTTGAAAGTAGACTTGATTGTTGGAGCCAGTTCCGCTTTCTATGGACCTAATGCGTTTAATGGAGTGATAAGTATGGAAACCAAAAGTCCATTTCTTCATAAAGGTCTTTCTGCTTTTAGTAAAATTGGAGAACGCAATTTGTTTGAAGGTGGGGTGCGTTGGGCAGAATCCTTTCGAAATAAAAAGGGGAAAGATGTTTTTGCCTACAAACTTAACTTTTTCTACTTCAGAGCAAATGATTGGGAGGCAGACAATACAGAACCTGTCTACGAATCTATTTCTAAAAAAAGTAATCCGGGCGGTTATGATGCCGTAAATATTTATGGAGATGAATACCAGTCAGATTTTGATTTCAGAAGTGCACTGATCACATATCCAGGGTTAAACATTTTTCATAGAAAAGGGTATCGAGAGAAAGATTTGGTAGACTACAATTCCTACAATATTAAAACTAATCTGGCTTTGCATTGGAGGTTAAACCCAGGTAGAAGTTTTGATTCACCGGAAATAATTATGTCCTCTGGTTTTGGTGGTGGAACTACCGTGTTCCAAGGAGATAACCGCTTCAGTTTAAAAAATATAAAGTTTTATCAACACCGCTTGGAATTGCAAAAAAAGGATCATTATTTTTTAAGATTTTATGCGACCCATGAAGATGCAGGAGATTCTTATGATCCTTACTTTACTGCTTTGCAATTACAACAAAGATCCAGTAATAATTTTAGTTGGTTGACGGCCTACAGTAATTTTTGGTCCGTGAATATCGCACCAAAGATTAGAGCAATGGAAGGATATCCAAAAATTTCAGATTACCTGGGTAGGCCAAATGAATACAAAACTGCCATTGATAATTTTACAAATGGCATCACTGACTCTTTAGTAGTCTGGCATGCGCAAGCACAAAACGTAGCAAATTTGCCAAATGCCATCATTAAAACAAACGCATACTATCAACCGGGAACAAGTGCATTTGATTCTGCATTTACAGACATAACCACCCGCCTTGCAAATTCTGAAGGAGGAACTAGATTTTATGATCATTCGGCCCTTATTCACAGTCAAGGTGAATATGTTTTTAAAGACCTGCTTACCAACGATTGGATTTCAGATCTTGACATTACCACAGGATTTAGTGGACGCTTATATTTACCTAATTCTAAAGGCTCAATCTTGCTGGATACAGGAAGTGCAGATATCAAAACCCATGAATGGGGAATCTATTTTGGTCCTACCTTTTCCTTTTTGGAAAATAAGTTGAAACTAAATTTAACTGCAAGGATGGATAAGCATCAAAATTTTGATTACTTATTTTCTCCTGCGGCTTCAATAGTGTACCAGCCATCCAAAAATAATTATCTAAGAATTTCATTTTCATCTGCTATCAGAAATCCTACCTTGACAGATCAATATTTGAATTACAACGTTGGCAGGGCAATTCTTCGAGGAAATATTAATGGCATTAATAATCTAATTACAGTTCCTTCATTTGTTGACTTTTTAAACAGCGGTTTAAGAGATACGTTGGTTTATTTTAATGTACCTCCCATAAGACCGGAGCAAGTAAAAACTTTTGAAATGGGATATCGCACTACCTTATTCAACAGTTTGTTTTTGGACATGGGTTACTATTTCAGCAGATATAAGGATTTTATTGGTTATCAATTGGGGGTAGATGCTTTTATTCCTCAGGGATCAGCTTTACCAACTACCGTACAGGCTTATCGTATATCTTCTAATGCAACCGATATAGTCACCTCTCAGGGATTTTCAATTGGAGCCAATTATTTTTTTCGCGAAAAATATGTGCTTAAGGGAAATTATTCCTGGAATGTCTTGAACACTCAGTCAGATGACCCAATTATTCCAGCATTCAATACGCCAGAAAATAAATACAACATCGGATTGAGTGCCAGAGACATGAGTTTGTTTGGATTAAAAAATATCGGATTTAATGTCAACTATAAATGGATTCAGGGATTTCAATTTGAGGGATCACCACAATTTACCGGATTTATATCAAGCTACAATCTTACAGACGCACAAGTAAATTGGAACTGGAAACCAAGAGACCTTACTTTCAAATTAGGCGCTTCAAATGTTTTTAACCAAAAATCATATCAGACATACGGTGGCCCATTAGTGGGTAGGCTTGCTTATTTCAGCATTTTGTATGAATTCAAAAATTAA
- a CDS encoding glycosyltransferase family 2 protein, translating into MISGLITVYNEDVRRLVADLTSAFQTADIEFEIIALDDGSHPSFQEINTGIANEQNIRYVILPKNSGRSVVRNTLADMAKFPFLLFLDGDSHLIDFLFIQNYLPYLNQKVVLSGGRIYNQLPPESHNLLLHWKYGIKVESKSPEIRNLHPYLSFHSNNFIVPKTIIKQFPFEESLHHYGHEDSLWAKLLELNGISILHLANPVIHSGLDEANSFLSKSNQAVGNLHHLNKIGKKIGTPLEIMALKLSNFKLDGLYLFLYSFFERLITRNLLSRNPSLFFLQLMKLGVFIRHKREK; encoded by the coding sequence GTGATCTCAGGTTTAATAACAGTTTACAATGAAGATGTCAGAAGATTAGTAGCTGACCTTACTTCTGCTTTCCAGACTGCGGACATAGAATTTGAAATCATAGCCTTGGATGACGGATCTCATCCATCTTTTCAGGAAATAAATACAGGCATAGCAAATGAACAAAATATCAGATATGTAATTCTTCCAAAGAACAGTGGACGTTCTGTAGTAAGAAATACATTGGCTGACATGGCTAAATTTCCTTTTTTGCTTTTTTTAGATGGTGACAGTCATTTGATTGATTTTCTTTTCATTCAAAATTATTTACCTTATCTCAATCAAAAAGTGGTGTTATCTGGTGGAAGAATTTACAATCAGTTGCCACCTGAAAGTCATAACTTGCTACTGCATTGGAAATATGGAATTAAAGTAGAATCCAAATCACCTGAAATTCGTAATCTGCATCCTTATCTTTCGTTTCATTCCAACAATTTTATTGTCCCAAAAACCATTATCAAACAATTCCCTTTTGAAGAGTCCTTGCATCATTATGGACATGAAGACTCTTTATGGGCAAAGCTTCTTGAACTGAATGGGATAAGTATTCTGCATCTTGCCAATCCTGTTATCCATTCAGGACTTGATGAGGCTAATAGTTTTCTGAGTAAATCAAATCAGGCAGTTGGGAACCTGCATCACTTGAATAAAATAGGAAAAAAGATAGGAACGCCTCTCGAAATAATGGCACTTAAATTATCTAATTTTAAATTGGATGGTTTATATCTTTTTTTGTACTCCTTTTTTGAAAGATTGATCACCAGAAATTTACTCAGTAGAAATCCATCATTGTTTTTTTTACAATTGATGAAACTTGGAGTGTTTATCCGACATAAACGCGAGAAATAA
- a CDS encoding histidine phosphatase family protein has translation MYPKEVYFIRHGETEQNKLGIVQGSGIDSELNTLGLIQGESFYKNFCDKNFDLVIASDMQRAYQTIQFFEHQQRIIERDPRIKEICWGEHEGKQGDPDLLIKYYKIIDSWKSGDYHASALFGESAAKLEARLVEFLADLECREAKRVLVCTHGRTLRALVCKLKNWPLSRMEEIEHSNAGLYHGFYNGHSWELIKENYTEHLNGI, from the coding sequence ATGTATCCAAAGGAAGTATATTTTATCAGGCATGGCGAAACCGAGCAAAACAAACTTGGTATTGTGCAAGGAAGTGGGATAGATTCTGAATTGAATACCTTGGGATTAATTCAAGGTGAGTCGTTTTATAAAAATTTCTGTGATAAAAATTTTGACCTGGTTATTGCCTCGGACATGCAAAGAGCATACCAGACCATCCAATTTTTTGAACATCAGCAAAGAATTATTGAAAGAGATCCACGAATAAAAGAAATTTGCTGGGGAGAACATGAAGGAAAACAAGGTGATCCGGACCTTTTAATAAAATACTATAAAATTATTGATAGTTGGAAATCCGGAGATTACCATGCCAGTGCCCTATTTGGAGAAAGCGCTGCAAAATTAGAAGCCAGACTGGTTGAATTTCTAGCAGACCTTGAATGCAGAGAAGCGAAGAGAGTACTTGTATGTACTCATGGCAGAACTTTGCGCGCCCTGGTATGCAAATTAAAGAATTGGCCTTTGTCCAGAATGGAAGAAATTGAACACTCAAACGCAGGTTTATACCATGGTTTTTACAATGGACATTCGTGGGAATTAATTAAAGAAAACTATACTGAACATCTTAATGGAATCTAA
- a CDS encoding T9SS type A sorting domain-containing protein, with the protein MKKNYFVLFAFLLQVSLSFAQNRYLDPMFGVQRTPNVDYGKNIGIITGAPAPEDLKVDIYTPVGDTKTDRPLVLIAHTGSFLPPLYNGQITGSRSDSTVTATAAYLTSRGFVVGTYTHRLGWLPTSTDQNVRTSSLLQAAYRGIQDTRSCIRFFKKSVAEAGNPYGIDPSKICVWGIGTGGYLSLGAGSLNDFGEVILDKFIDTKTLTPYIDSTILGNIYGTSQAAICLPNHPGYSSDFQLSVNMGGALGDSTWLDGEAVEPAYVGVHCQNDFFAPYFEGAVIVPTTGQFVIYATGTRKCIELANKYGSNDILKSVNADHDPLKDLIAAQKTNNIVLPLTMQSIIQGTDNFYGFDIPLIYNNAVVPQGSPWDWWDLNTLKAVVTAVNAARGTNFNADSLHLSGLRTNPDMSSAKARRYLDTVFALVMPRVCVALKLGCTYVGLKEVNEEEIGLVVLPNPARENMRFETSDKNPIESVYFYDMEGRLMKAHTNLNSNQVNIPRHNLNAGIYLAQVRTKDKVVTKQVVFQD; encoded by the coding sequence ATGAAAAAAAATTACTTTGTATTATTTGCTTTTCTGTTGCAAGTGTCCTTGTCGTTTGCACAGAACAGGTATCTTGATCCAATGTTTGGGGTTCAGAGAACTCCGAATGTGGATTATGGTAAAAACATTGGGATTATTACCGGGGCACCTGCACCGGAAGACTTGAAAGTTGATATTTACACTCCTGTGGGAGACACGAAAACAGATCGGCCTTTAGTGCTCATTGCACATACTGGTAGTTTTCTTCCACCTTTGTACAATGGTCAAATCACTGGGTCACGTTCTGATTCAACTGTAACTGCGACTGCCGCTTATCTTACATCAAGGGGTTTTGTGGTGGGAACATATACGCATAGGTTGGGTTGGCTGCCAACGTCAACAGATCAGAATGTAAGAACCTCTTCCTTATTGCAAGCAGCATACAGAGGTATTCAAGATACGAGATCTTGTATCCGATTTTTCAAAAAATCTGTTGCGGAAGCTGGAAATCCTTATGGAATCGATCCTTCTAAAATTTGTGTTTGGGGTATTGGAACAGGTGGATATTTATCCTTAGGAGCTGGAAGTTTGAATGATTTTGGGGAAGTCATATTGGATAAATTTATCGATACAAAAACCCTGACTCCCTATATTGACAGTACCATACTTGGAAATATTTACGGGACCTCTCAAGCTGCAATCTGTTTGCCGAACCATCCGGGTTATTCATCAGATTTTCAATTGAGTGTTAACATGGGCGGCGCATTAGGAGATTCTACCTGGTTGGATGGGGAAGCTGTTGAGCCAGCCTATGTTGGTGTACATTGTCAGAATGATTTCTTTGCTCCATATTTTGAAGGAGCTGTGATTGTACCTACAACTGGTCAATTTGTGATTTATGCAACCGGAACTAGAAAATGCATTGAATTAGCAAACAAATATGGCAGCAATGATATTTTGAAATCTGTTAATGCGGATCATGATCCTTTAAAGGATTTGATTGCCGCTCAGAAAACCAATAACATTGTTTTGCCTCTTACCATGCAAAGTATCATCCAGGGAACTGATAATTTTTATGGCTTTGATATTCCTTTAATTTACAACAATGCAGTAGTTCCACAAGGCTCTCCATGGGATTGGTGGGATTTGAATACCTTAAAGGCTGTGGTTACAGCTGTCAATGCAGCAAGAGGCACAAATTTTAATGCAGATTCATTACACCTCAGCGGACTTCGGACCAATCCTGATATGTCTTCTGCAAAAGCACGCAGATATTTGGATACAGTTTTTGCATTGGTGATGCCGAGAGTATGTGTGGCTTTAAAATTGGGATGTACTTATGTGGGATTAAAAGAAGTGAATGAAGAAGAAATCGGACTGGTTGTTTTACCAAATCCCGCTCGTGAAAATATGAGATTCGAAACTTCTGATAAAAATCCAATCGAATCAGTGTATTTCTATGATATGGAAGGTCGGTTAATGAAAGCTCATACCAACTTAAATTCAAATCAGGTAAATATTCCGAGACACAATTTAAATGCAGGAATTTATCTTGCTCAAGTTAGAACAAAGGACAAAGTAGTCACTAAACAAGTTGTTTTTCAGGATTAA
- the mqnE gene encoding aminofutalosine synthase MqnE, translated as MNLIENHPDHLVEAEKDVRLVEIAHAVYEENRISTNDAEYLYENASLSFLGVLANEIKSRRHGDKVFFNRNFHVEPTNICVYSCSFCSYSRLIKQRSQGWEYTHEEIMDIIRSFDNKEVTEVHVVGGVMPQYDMAFYTKLFREVKEHRPALHLKALTPVEYHYIFKKAKLSYEEGMAEIKASGVDSLPGGGAEIFDEEIREKIAGGKCSSDEWLRIHEIWHQLGMKSNATILYGHIETFAHRVDHMDRLRKLQDKTGGFQTFIPLKFRNQDNEMSHLPEVSIIEDLRNYAISRIFLDNFDHIKAYWPMLGRNQAQLALSFGVDDIDGTIDDTTKIYSMAGSEEQSPSLSTVELVKLIKAVNKKPIERDSLYNELKDYSDTKFDEDNEFRGYLDLPVL; from the coding sequence ATGAACCTAATAGAAAATCATCCGGACCACCTCGTTGAAGCAGAAAAAGACGTAAGATTGGTGGAAATTGCCCATGCGGTATATGAAGAAAATAGAATTTCTACAAATGATGCTGAGTATCTCTATGAAAATGCATCACTTTCATTTTTAGGGGTTTTGGCAAACGAGATAAAGTCTAGAAGACATGGAGACAAAGTTTTTTTTAACCGTAATTTTCATGTAGAGCCTACCAATATTTGTGTTTACTCTTGTAGTTTTTGTTCTTACTCCAGGTTAATTAAACAAAGAAGCCAGGGGTGGGAATATACCCATGAGGAAATCATGGATATCATAAGATCTTTTGATAACAAGGAGGTTACTGAAGTTCATGTAGTAGGAGGAGTCATGCCTCAATATGATATGGCTTTTTACACCAAGCTATTCAGGGAGGTTAAAGAGCATCGGCCAGCGCTGCACCTTAAAGCTCTTACCCCTGTAGAGTATCATTACATCTTCAAGAAGGCAAAGCTATCTTATGAAGAAGGGATGGCAGAAATAAAGGCCTCAGGAGTTGACTCATTACCAGGGGGTGGGGCTGAAATATTTGATGAAGAAATCAGAGAGAAAATTGCCGGTGGAAAATGTAGTTCTGATGAGTGGCTAAGAATTCATGAGATCTGGCATCAGTTAGGAATGAAATCTAATGCCACCATACTTTATGGGCATATAGAGACCTTTGCCCACCGAGTTGACCACATGGATAGATTAAGAAAGCTCCAGGATAAGACAGGAGGATTTCAAACATTTATCCCATTAAAGTTCCGCAACCAGGACAACGAAATGTCTCACCTACCTGAAGTAAGTATCATTGAAGATTTACGTAATTATGCCATATCGAGAATTTTTCTGGACAACTTTGATCATATAAAAGCTTATTGGCCCATGCTGGGACGAAATCAGGCACAACTTGCTCTTAGTTTTGGGGTAGATGATATTGATGGAACCATTGATGACACTACAAAAATTTATTCTATGGCAGGGTCAGAAGAACAATCTCCATCACTCTCAACTGTTGAATTGGTTAAATTAATCAAAGCTGTCAATAAAAAACCAATTGAAAGAGATTCACTTTACAATGAGCTCAAAGACTACAGTGACACAAAGTTTGATGAAGACAATGAATTCAGAGGATATTTAGATTTACCCGTTTTGTAA